The following is a genomic window from Geminicoccus roseus DSM 18922.
GCTGATCACGGTGACGCGGCCCCTCTCCGACCTGGCGACCCGCTTCTCGCCGTTCGACTATTTTGCTCTGGTCGTGATGGCGCTCGTCCTGATCTCCGCGGTCAGCGAGGGATCCCTGCTCAAGGGGCTGCTCAGCGGTGCGCTGGGTGCGCTGTTCGCCTTTCCCGGCAGCGACGAGAACACCGGGACGATGCGGTTCACCTTCGACTACTGGCAGCTCCAGGGCGGTCTCGACGCGCTGCCGGTCCTGGTCGGGGTGTTCGCGGTCGGCACGATCCTGGCGGATATCGCTGGCCTGGGGCGCAAAGGAGAGGAAGCGAGGTTCACCTCCAAGGGCATCCTTTCCAGCTTCCGGGAGGTGCTGGGCGACTGGGTGAACGTTCTGCGCTCCTCGGTGATCGGCACCTGGATCGGCATCCTGCCCGGCATCGGCGCCAATATCGGCTCCCTGGTCGCCTATACGGTGGCCAAGAACACCTCGCGGCGGCCTGAACTGTTCGGCAAGGGTTCACCGGAGGGCATCGTCGCCTCGGAATCGGCCAACAACGCCACGGTCGGAGGGGCGCTGATCCCGCTGATCGCCATGGGCATTCCCGGCAGCGTCATCGACGTGTTCCTGATGAGCGCGCTGCTCATCCACGGCATCCAGCCGGGGCCGCTGCTGTTCGTCAACAACGCCGACCTGGTCTACATCATCCTGGCCGCCTGCCTGCTCTCGACCCTGGCGATGGGCGCGCTGATGGTCGGCATGGTCGGCCAGCTGCGCCGGCTGATGGAGGTGCCCAAGGCCATCGTGCTGCCGGTTGTGCTGGTGTTCTGCGTGATCGGGGTGTTCGCTTCCAACAGCCGGATGTTCGAGGTCGTGGTGATGCTGTGCTTCGGCGCGCTCGGCTTCGTCCTGGAGCGGGCCCGCATTCCGCTGGGGCCGTTCGTGATCGGCTTCATCCTGGCCCCGCTCGCCGAAGCGAAGCTGCGCTCTGGCCTGATGATGACCGCGGGCGACATCACCCCGCTGTTCACCCGGCCGCTGTCGGCCTTCTTCCTCCTCTGCGCCGTGGCTCTTCTGGCCTGGCCTGCCATTGCCGAGCGCCGGCGTCGGGCCAAGCGGCTGGGACAGGCCCGGCTGGACGAGCCCGGCAAGCCATGATCCTGACCGAGGCGATCCCATCATGAGCGGCAGGCCCAACATCCTCTTCGTCACCGTGGACCAGTGGCCGGGGCACCTGCTCGGGATCGAGGGACATCCGGTGGTCGAGACGCCCACGCTCGACCAGCTGGCGCGCAACGGCACCCGGTTTACCCGCGCCTACGCGGAATGCCCGATCTGCATTCCGGCCAGGCGCTCGATCATGACCGGCACCGACCCGCGCACCCATGGCGACCGGGTGTTCCAGCCGGACCTGCCGATGCCGGACCTGCCGACCCTGGCCGGGAGCTTCCGGAACGCCGGCTATCAGGCGACGGCGGTGGGCAAGCTCCACGTCTACCCGCCACGCGACCGCATCGGCTTCGACGAGGTGATCCTGTCCGAGGAGGGTCGCCCCCATCTCGGCACGGTCGACGACTATGACCAGTTCCTTGCCGACAAGGGCTATCCCGGCCAGCAGTACCTGCACGGCATGAGCAACAACGGCTATGTCTGGCGCAGCTGGCACCTGCCGGAGGACTGCCACGTCACCAACTGGGCGACGATGGCGATGTGCCGGACGATCAAGCGGCGCGATCCCACCCGTCCGGCGCTTTGGCATCTCTCCTATACTCACCCGCACCCGCCGCTGGTGCCGCTCGCGTCCTATGTGGAGCGCTATGCCAGGCGCGCCATGGACGAGCCGGTGATGGGAGACTGGGCCACCGAGGAAGCCGACCTGCCGGTGGCGCTGCAGATCGTGCGCGGGTTCTGGCCGAACCTCTCTCCGGATGCGCTGGCCGATGTGAAGCGCGCCTTCTATGCGCTGTGCACCCATATCGACCACCAGCTTCGGATCGTGATCGGGACCCTGCGCGAGGAGGGCATCCTCGACGACACGATCATCCTGTTCACCAGCGACCATGGCGACCTGCTGGGCGATCACGGCCTCTATGCCAAGCGCTACCTCTACGAAGGTTCGGCGCGGGTGCCGATGATCCTGATCGACCGGGCGAAACAGCCGCGGCTGGGCCAGGGCATGGTGGACGACCGGCTGGTCGGCCTTCAGGACGTGATGCCGACCCTTCTTGATCTGGCAGGCATCGACATCCCGGCCAGTTGCACCGGCCGCTCGATGCTGGATCCCATCCCTCGCCGCCACCTCTATGCCGAGGCCCTGGAGGGGCAGAAGGCTACCCGGATGGTCACCGATGGCCGCCACAAGCTGATCTGGTACCCGGCCGGCAACCACCTGCAATTGTTCGACCTGGAGTTGGACCCACGCGAACTCCAGGACCGGAAGGACGATCCCGGTTACGCCGCGGTCCGGGACCAGCTGGAACAGGCGTTGGTCGGCGCGCTGCATGGCGGCGACGAGGCCTGGGTGCGGGATGGACGACTAGAGGGCTTTCCCGCGGCCCCCATCGCCGCCGTGACCGATCGCGGTCTGTCGGGGCAGCGCGGCCTGCATTACCCGCAGCCACCCATGACCGATCCCGGGCTGGTGGTCGGAACGCCCTGAGCCGAGGAGAGCCATCCATGACCACCCCACCTCGGATCCGGGACGTCCGGATCCATCTGGTTCGCGCGCCCCTGGATGAGCCCATCATCGCGCCCTTCGGCCGGGTCGAGATGCGCCACAACCTGCTGGTCGCGGTCCATCTGGACGATGGCGCGGTGGGCCTGGGCGAAACGTGGGCGAACTTCCCGCCCTGGGGATGCGAGGAACGGGTGGCGATCCTGCGCCACGTGGTCCGTCCTGCCCTGCTGGGCGAGAGCCTGGACGACCCGGTCCGCCTCTACGACCGCCTGCTGGCCCGGATGCGTCCCCTGGCGAACCAAATGGGTGCGCCGGGCCCCTTCCATCAGGCTCTGGCTGGCGCCGACCTGGCGGTCTGGGACGCCCTTGCCCGCTCGCGCGGCCTGCCGCTGGCGGACCTGATCCGCGGCGGATCATCCCCGCGCCATGCGGAGGTCTATGCCACCAACCTGCCGATCCATCGGCCGGAGATGATCGAGCAGATGGCCAGGCTGGGCCATACCCGCTTCAAGGTGAAGCTGCCCCAGGACATGGAAGTGGCGAAGACAGGCTTCCCCGCCTGCCGGACCGTGGCAGGAAAGCGGGCGCTGATGACCGACGCCAGCCAGGGCTACGATGTCGAGCGTCTGACGGAACTACTTCCGGTGCTCCAGGCTGCGGAGCTGACCTGGCTGGAGGAGCCTTTTCCGGTGGATGACACGGCCGCCTACCGGGCCTGGCGGAATTGCTCCGGCCGGCCGCCGCTGGCGATGGGCGAGAACAGCATCGGCCTCTCGGGCTTCCGGACGCTGATGGCGGAGATCTCTCCGGAGGTCGTGCAGCCCGACATCACCAAGACCGGCGGGATCAGTGGCGGCCGCACGATCTGCGCGGAGGTAGCGGGTCCTGGCCAGATGGTCTGCCTGCACATGTATGGGGGGCCGGTGGGCCTGTATGCGAGCGCCCATCTGGCGGCGGCAATCGGCACGGTCGCGTGGGTGGAGATGGATTCGAAGCGCAACCCGCTGTTCGAGCAGCTGCTGCCCTCGCCCCCGCAGGTGGTCGAGGGGCGCCTTCATCTCGGCGAGGTTGCGGGGCTCGGGTTCGATGTGCCGGAACGTGTCCTGCTCGATTCCGATGTAACCGAGTCCTGAGCAGTCGAACTGCTCTCGGTCGAACGCAGCAAGGCCATGCCGTTTTCCGTCGCGGCCTGTGATTCATTCTCGATCCGCGGGACCGCTCGCACAGTCGGATGTGGATGACATGGAGCGGATGATCGCCGGCAGCGTCACGGCAGTGATAGGCTTGTCCTACGTCGCCGCGCCGGCCTTCGCCGCGCGCGGACGCGGCACGATCATCAACATCGCCTCCATCGCCGCGATCGCGCCGGAGCTTCTGAACGGCGCCTGCGGCGGGACCAAGACCCTCGCGTTGGCTTTCAGTCGGTCGCTGAAGAAGGACCTGGACGGCAACGGCGTCGACGTTCAGGCGGGCCCGCCGCCTTCGAACTTCTTGGCAGATCGGATGATGACGCCCGAGGTGCTGGCCGATCTGGAGGCGGGCAGGTTCGCGTCGATCCCTTCGCTGCAGGACGAAAGCCAGTGGAAGGCTGCATGCAAGGAGATCCTGCCAACCTGTCGTCACGTACGGCGAGGCCCCGCTGCGCGATGGCTTAGAGTCGAGGGCATGGGCGGCGCATGATGCGCCGCCCTCCAATCATGCGATGACACCGCCGCCATCGACCCGGACCACCGATCCGGTCGCGAAACCGGTGGTCATCAGATAGATCGCGGCATTGGCGATGTCGTCGGGCAATCCAACCCGCCCCACCGGAAGGTGCGACCCCACGCGGGCGAACATCTCAAGCCGGGCGTCATCTTCCATTCTGGACCACAACGGTGTGTCGATGAGCCCCGGCGAAATCGTGTTCACCCGAACCGGGGCCAGTTCCAGCGCAAGACCTCGTGCCAACGCTTCCAGGGCAGCGTTGATGGCGCCTTGAAGCACCGATCTGGACGAGGGGCGCTCGGCAAGGAAGCCCGAGACGAAGGTGAGACTGCCGCGCTCGGCAATCCTCGCCAATCGCGCGACCGTGTAGGCACCCCAGAACTTGCTGTCCATCGCCGCTCGGGCGTCCTCGGGCGCCAGCTTGCGAACCGGCCCCGTGGGTGTCTGCGCGGCCGAGATCAGGACATGATCGAACTCCACCTCAGCCTGGAAAATGCTGGCCACCCTGTCAGCATCGGCAGTGTCGACCTGGACTGCACGCACGTTGCCCAGGATGCCTGCGGCCTTTTCCAGCCGCTCAGCGCTGCGACCTGCGATGGTGACCTGTGCCCCCTCGGCCAACGCCGCGGCCGCCACGGCCTGCCCGATGCCCGAGCTTCCGCCCACCACCAGAACACGTTTGCCCGCCAGTTTGATCATCACTACCCCTTAGGCCAGATGTTCCAGCCGCCGCAGATCGGGCGGCGAAGCCAGCAGATCATCGAAGCGCGCGGCAAGCGCGGTGAAAGGCGCGGCGCGGCCATGCGCCTCCAGCGCCGCCGCATCGCTCCACGCTTCCAGCATCACGAAGCGTGCGGGGTCCTCTCGGTCGCGGTGAAGGTCATAGCGCAGGCAGCCGGGCTCGGCGCGGACGTCGCTCAAGATGCCGGTCAGCGCGGCCTCCAAGGCTGTTTCCTGTCCCAGTTTCGCGACCAGCGTCGCGACTAGATGGATGGTGCCCGACATCAGAACCCCTCCAGCACGATCTTGCCTTTGGCGGTATTCGTTTCGATCAGGGCATGAGCCTTTTTCAGGGTTTCCGCGTTGATCGGCGACAGTGTCTCGGTCAGCGTCGTGCGAATGCGCCCGGCCTCGATCAGCGCGGCCACTTCATTCAGAAGTTTGCCCTGTTCGGCGATGTCGGGCGTGCCGAAGATCGCGCGCGTGAACATCAGCTCCCAGTGGATCGAAGCCGCCTTGCGCTTGAAACCGAGCACGTCCAGCGTTTCGGGGTCGTCGATCAACCCGAAGCGACCCTGCGGCGCGATCAGGGCCTGAATGCCCTTTACATGCCGGTCGCTCTGGTTGGTGGAAAAGACGAAACCGGGCGCGCCGATAGCGAGCGCCTCGACCTGAGCGGCCAGATCGCCGTGGTGGTCGATGACGTGATGGGCGCCAAGTTCGCGCACCCAATCCTGCGTTTCCGGGCGCGAGGCGGTCGCGATCACGGTCAGGTCGGTCAGAGCGCGGACAAGCTGGATGGCGATCGACCCGACGCCGCCCGCGCCGCCGATAATGAGAATGGCGTTGGCAGCTCCCGGAACGGCATGGCGGATGTTGAGCCGGTCGAACAGCATTTCCCATGCGGTGATGGCAGTCAGCGGTAGGGCTGCCGCTTCGGCGTTCGACAGTGTCTTTGGCTTGCGACCGACGATCCGGGCATCGACCAGGTGGAACTGGCTGTTGGCACCGGGCCGGGTGATCGAGCCTGCATAGTAGACCTCGTCCCCAGCGGAGTAACCCTTTGCCTCCGGGCCGACTTCGACGACTCGGCCCACGGCGTCCCAGCCGAGCACCTTCCAGTCGCCTTCAGACGGTGAGGCGCTGCGTCGGACCTTGGTGTCGACCGGGTTGACCGAGATCGCCGCGACCTCGACCAGCAAATCATGTCCGGTGGCTGCGGGGCGCGGCAAGTCGATATCCTGCAGCGAGTCCGCGCGATCGATGGGGCCGGGGCTCTTGTAGCCGATGGCTTTCATGGGCTTCCTCCGTTGTTCGATTGCGTCGGAGCGAACCTGGGCCTATGCTCAAATGTCAGCAATACGCACAACGAATGCATATAGTATCTGAAAGGATACTGTGATGGCCAAGGCCCGTCACTCCCGGTTCGACTGTACGCCGGGCTGTTCGGTAGAGGCAGCGATCGGCCTGATCGACGGCAAGTGGAAATCAATCATTCTCTGGCATCTGCTGTCGGGCACGCTGCGCTTCAACCAGATCCGCCAGCATGTCGAAAATTGTACTCCGCGCATGCTGACCAACCAGTTGCGCGAGATGGAGGCAGACGGCCTGATCACGCGCAAGGTCTACGCCCAGGTGCCGCCCAAGGTGGAATATTCACTCTCGGATCTAGGCCGAACGATGGAGCCGATCCTGCGGGCCCTGAAGGAATGGGGAGATGCGAACATTGGGCTTTACGGCAAGCCCAATGGTCACGATCCGAGGGACGCAATCTGATCGTCAGCGTTTGTCCAGGTGTCCGGTCGGCAGGGCCGTCGTGTATTTGACCTGATCCAGCGCAAAGCTGGACCGGATGTTGGCGACGCCCGGAATCTGGGTCAGGACGTTCATGACAAGCTCCTGATATCGCAGAAGGTCTTCGACCACGACGCGCAGCATGAAGTCTTCAGATCCTGTCATCAGATAGCACTCCATGACCTCCGGCCGGTCTTTGATGGCGTCGGTGAACGTACCGAGCGATGCCTTGTCCTGCTTCTCCAGCGTGACATGCACGAAGACGTTGACCAGCAGGCCCAGCATGACCGGATCGACCAATGCGACCGAGCCGCGGATCACGCCGCGGTCGCGCATGTCGGCGACGCGGCGCCAGCAGGGCGACGCCGACAGGTTTACCCGCTCGGCAAGTTCGGCGTTGCTCAGTTCCGCATCCTGTTGGAGCGCATCAAGGATGCGCAGGCTGGCCGTATCCAGGATCGGACGATCTCTGATCATTCATTTCTCCCTTAGCGCATTTACCGGCATGTCTATCCTCCTGCGTCCAATTTGGAGGATAAGAAAGGTCAGCTTCTGCGCTGAATAGGTGTCAGGATCATTGCGTCATACAAGCCGGAAATGACCATGTCCTGCATCACGCATGCTGCCAGTTTCGGAGCCCATCGGACGGCAAACAGCTGGATATGGCTTTCTGTGATGGTGCTGCTTTGGGGGTTGAGCTGGCCTGCGACCCAGATGGCCCTGACGGAGGTGACACCCTTGTGGCTCGCCGCCTTCCGCTTCGGGTCGGCCGCTCTTTGCCTCTTCGCGTTCCTCGTCCTGCGCGGCGAACTGGGCCGGCCGAGCCGTCACGACCTGCCGATTGTCCTCAGCATCGGTCTGCTGCAGATGATGACCTTCACCGGCCTCGGCATGATCGCGATGACCCGGACGGACACCAGTCATTCCGTTCTGATCGCCTACACCACACCCCTTTGGACCGTGGCGCTTTCATGGATCGCGTTCCGCACGCGGCCGAGCCGGGTCCAGATCCTGGCGCTGGTCACCGGGTTGGCCGGCGTCGCGCTGATCGGCTCGCCCCTTGAAACGGACTGGAGCGCCCCAGGGGCCTTCATGGGGGCAGGCTTTCTGGTGGTTGCGGCGATCGCTTGGTCGGCGGTTATCCTCCATGTTCGGCGGCACCGCTGGGTATCCTCCCCATTGGCGCTTGCTCCCTGGCAAATGCTGCTCGCAACGATCCCGCTTGCCATCCTGGCAGCAACGTTCGAGGGACTGCCGCATGATATCGACTGGAACATCCGGCTTGCCGAAATGATGTTCTTCATTGGTCCGATTGCGACTTCGGCGTGCTTTGTCATTTCGGCGGAACATGGACGACGCATCTCGACTTTCGCGATGTCGAACTTCACGCTCGGTGTGCCGCTGATCGGAATTGCCGGCTCTGTCGTGTTTCTGTCGAACCAGTTGTCGGTCGTCTTCCTGATCGGCCTCGCCCTTGTTTTCGCAGGAATGATCTTGGCCACGGCAGCGCAGGACCGCGGGAAGGCGTGACAAGTCGGTGTCTGTATATCCCCGTCGTTCGGCATGGCCCTGATCTGGAGAACTGCACAGGTGATCATCTGGCTGTCCGGTTCACGGCCCTGACGCGCATAGGCAATCAAGGCCAGGTCATCTGTCGACCGCGGTCCGAGGGAGGAAAAAATGCCCGATCACATCCGACATCTGAAAACAGTGGAGCAGCGGCTGCTGTGGCTGTCCCACTGGATGATCCACAACGCGAACCACCTGCGCCCCAAGGTCGACGGCATCAAGATCGGCGGGCATCAGGCATCCTCCGCCTCGATGGTGTCGATCATGACCGCGCTCTATTTCTCGGCGCTGAGACCCGAGGACAGGGTTGCCGTCAAACCTCACGCTTCGCCCGTCTTTCATGCGATGCAATATCTGGTGGGCAACCAGACGCGCGGGAAGATGGAGAATTTCCGCGGCTACGGCGGCGTCCAAAGCTACCCGAGCCGGACCAAGGACACTGACGACGTGGACTTTTCCACCGGGTCTGTCGGTCTTGGGGTGGGGATGACTGCGCTGGCATCCATCGTGCAGGATTTCATCACGGCCAAGGCCTGGGGGCAGGATGTGACCCCGGGCCGGATGGTGGCCTTGGTCGGCGATGCCGAGCTTGATGAGGGCAACATCTACGAGGTGCTGCAGGAGGGCTGGAAAAACGACCTGCGCAATACCTGGTGGATCATCGACTACAACCGGCAGAGCCTCGACGGGATTGTGCGCGAGGGGTTGTTTGGCCGGGTCGAGAAGATCTTCGAGGCCTTTGGCTGGGATGTGGTGCGGGTGAAGTATGGCGCGCTGCAACGGGCGGCCTTTGCTGAGCCGGGCGGGGCCGCGCTGCGCGACTGGATCGATGCCTGTCCCAACGCGGAATATTCCGCGCTTACCTATATGGGCGGAGCCAATTGGCGCAAACGGCTGATGGAGGAACTGGGCGATCAAGGGGAGGTTTCGGCGCTGATCGACCGCCGCAGCGATGCGGAACTAGCGGCGCTGATGGAGAATCTCGGCGGCAACTGCGTTGAGACGATGGCTGAAACCTTTGCCGCCATCGATCACGATCGCCCGACCTGCTTCCTTGCCTACACGATCAAGGGCTGGGGCACGCCGATTGCGGGCCACAAGGACAACCACGGCGGGTTGATGACCAAGGCGCAGATGGCCGAGTGGCAGGTCTCCATGGGCGTCCCTGAGGGGCAGGAGTGGGAGCCCATGGCGACGGTTTCCGACACGGCAGGCTTTCGGTCCTTTCTCGACAAGGTGCCGTTCTTCGCCGGGGGGTCGCGGCGCTACACAGACGCACGGCTCGACGTGCCCGCGGTGGCGGCCGAAACCAGTCGCGAGATTTCGACCCAGATGGCGTTTGGCAAGTTCCTCGACAATCTGGCACGCGCCGACAGCGATCTGGCCTCTCGCATCCTGACCACGTCTCCAGATGTGACCGGCACCACCGGCCTCGGGCCGTGGGTCAACCGGCGCAGGCTTTTTTCGCGCACCGCGCAAAAGGATGCCTTCATCGAGCACCGCATCCCGTCCACCGCGAAGTGGAACTTCGACCCGGAGGGCCAGCATCTGGAACTGGGCATCGCCGAGATGAACCTGTTTCTGCTGCTCGGCGCGGCGGGACTGGCGCACAGCCTCTGGGGCAGGCGGCTGATCCCGATCGGCACGGTCTACGACCCCTTCGTTCACCGTGGCCTCGATGCGCTGAACTACGCGTGCTATCAGGACGCGCGGTTCATGATCGTCGGCACGCCCTCCGGCGTGACGCTGGCACCCGAAGGCGGTGCACATCAGTCCGTCGGTACGCCCTTGACGGGCATGGCGCAGGATGGGCTGGCCTCATTCGAGCCCGCCTTTGCCGATGAACTCGCCGTCATCATGGAATGGGCGTTCGACTACATGCAGCGAGATGGCGGGAAGGACCCGGATGAGCGGACGTGGCTGCGCGATCAGACCGGTGGCTCGGTTTATCTGCGGTTGACCACGAAGCCGCTCGATCAGCCGGGACAGCGCGTCGACGATGCCTTCCGTCAGGGAGCCATCGATGGCGCCTATTGGATGCGACGGCCCGGACCGAACTGCTCGATCGTGATCGCCTATCAGGGCGCGGTTGCGGACGAGGCGATCGCGGCGGCGGGTCTCGTGGGGGAGCACCGCCGCGACGTGGCGGTGCTTTCGGTGACTTCGGCGGATCGTCTGAACGCAGGCTGGACTGCAGCGCAGCGGGAACGCGCCAGAGGCAACTCTAAAGCCCGCGCCCATGTGGAACGGTTGCTGGACGATCTCCCCGTCCATTGCACCCTGATCACCGTGATCGACGGCCACCCCGCAACGCTGTCCTGGCTGGGCTCCGTTGCCGGGCATCGGGTGGTGTCACATGGGGTCGAACATTTCGGCCAGACTGGTAGCATCGGTGAATTGTACCGCCACTTCGGAATTGATCGACATGCGCTTGTCGCGTCCGTCTTGAAGCTCACCGCCGGTTCGCCAGCGTGTTGAAAGCCTCTCCGCACGCTTTGCCGCGCTCTCAGGTTTCACGGGCTAGGTTAGCAGGTCCCCGGAGCTTCGACGCCAGGCTCATCTCCCGGCATATAATTTCAAGCTAGTGGTGTGAGTTAGACGTCCGTTGGCAGAAGCGAGCGATGCTGGCGAGAATGGTATCCGCGCTCTTGGTCCAGACGAATGGTTTGGGGTCGGCGTTGTTGGCAGCGATGTAGGCTCGGATGGCCTCCTCCAACGCCTGCGTGCTGGTGAACACGCCGTGCTCAAGCCGGCGCCGGGCCAGCAGGGCAAACCAACACTCGACCAGGTTGAGCCAGGAAGCACTGGTCGGGGTGAAGTGCAGGTGGAAGCGGGGCCGCTTGACCAGCCAGTCCTGGACGATCCGGGTCTTGTGGGTGGCGGCATTGTCCAGCAAGACGTGAACGTCGGCATCTGCTGGTACGCCTGCCTCGATGGTGTCGAGGAAGGCGCGGAACTCGATGCTGCGATGCCGGCGCTGGCAGCGGCCGATGACGGTGCCGGCCTTGATGTCCAGGGCTGCAAACAGATCGGTCGTGCCGCAGCGCCGGTAGCCGTGCGTATGGCGCTCGAGTTGTCCCGGCCGCATCGGCAGGACCGGCGCGGTCGGCCGCAACGCCTGGATCTGCGGCTTCTCGTCGACGCACAGCACCAGGGCCCGGTCCGGCGGGTTCAAGTACAGGCCGACCACATCATCCACCTTGTCCACGAAGGCCGGATCGGTGGAGAGCTTGAACGTCTCTACCCGATGGGGCCGCAGACCGAACGCACGCCAGATCCGCCTCACCGCCGTTTGGCTCATCCCAGCCCGCATGGCGATCGACCGGGTGCTCCAGTGGGTGGCGTTGGCCGGCATCTCTTCCAGGGTCAACGCGATCAGACGCTCGACCGCTTGGTCATCGATCTGCCTGGAGGCTCCCGCACGCGGCGCATCGACCAGACCCTCCAGCCGATGCAGGGCAAAACGCCGGCGCCACAGGGCCACCGTCGGCCGGCTCACGCCCAGCGCCCTGGCCACCCCGAGATTGGTGGCCTCCGGCTCGGCGCAGGCAAGCACCACCCGGGCACGCTTAAGCCAGCGCCTGTCCCACCTTGTGTCGACGGACCAGGTTCTCCAGCGCCACCCGTTCCGCCGATGTCAGCTCAAGAACAATCGCCTTTGGTCCACGAGCCATGGCAGCCTCCTCCAAACAAAGATGCTACCATCGCCCAACTTGCTCCAACTGCAAGCTGATCTTTAACTCAGACCACTAGATCTATTCTGGCACCCTAGGAGGATGGCCCACGAGCTCGGCTTCCACTCTGGTTTACCCCTATTTTCTATCCGTACCGGTATTTAAAGAAACGCATCCGAGCCTGTTTCTCGGCAAGGAACCGGCCTGCATCGGCTGGAAGTAAGATCGCTACCCAAGAGGCGGTCCCGGGACTTTGGACAGACGGATAAGCTTGGTTCGCCCTGAAATGGACGGATCCGATGACGGGAAAACGGACGGAGTGTTCTGCGGAGAAGGCGAAGGTGGCGCTGGAGGCGCCGCTTGGGGAACGAAACGACCGCGCAGCGGGCGGCCAGGCACCGCATTCATTAGACGATGGTGGGCGAGTGGAAGCACCGGGCCATGGAGGGCATGGCCGGGGCATTTTCGGGTAAGTCGGCAGGCCGGGAGAGCGCCAAGGCGAGCGAGGCGGAGGCGGAGAAGCTGCACGCGAAGATCGGGCAGTTGCTGGTGGAGCCGGATCGTCTGGCCAAAGCGTCCGGACGATAAGACTGGAGCGGCAACGACAGATGATCGCGCCCGATCACCCGCAGCTCCCGGTTATGCGCCCGTGCGTGTTGGTCTCGATCAGCCTGAGACGGGACCACCTCTTGGGTGCTGCTTCGGCCATGGTCGCCCCTCCCAATCCGCAGCCTGGATCAGTTCAGGCCGTAGGACAGGGAGGTTGAGCATTAAATTGGCTGCGCTCCAACGGCGAATGGCCCCCGGAGCCTGTGCTGGCTGGGGGCATCTGTCAGCGCTGGTGATATGTGGTTTGTGGATTTGGATGCGGGGAGAGGATTTGAACCTCTGACCTTCAGGTTATGAGCCTGACGAGCTACCGGGCTGCTCCACCCCGCGTCGAGGGAAGTCTCGCTGGTGTTGTGTTGTTGGCGGCGTCACGCTGACCCGGCGGCGACCGACTTTCCCGTGCCTTAAGACACAGTATCATGGGCGCTGAGGGGTTTCACGGCCGAGTTCGGGATGGGATCGGGTGTGGCACCCTCGCTGTGACCACCGGGTCGGCGTGACGTCGCGATCTTGCCTGGTGGCGCGCCGTTGGCGCGCCGGCTTCCCTGTCTATCGGCCGTTCGGCCTACTTGAGCCAGGGAAGCTTTTCTT
Proteins encoded in this region:
- a CDS encoding zinc-binding alcohol dehydrogenase family protein — protein: MKAIGYKSPGPIDRADSLQDIDLPRPAATGHDLLVEVAAISVNPVDTKVRRSASPSEGDWKVLGWDAVGRVVEVGPEAKGYSAGDEVYYAGSITRPGANSQFHLVDARIVGRKPKTLSNAEAAALPLTAITAWEMLFDRLNIRHAVPGAANAILIIGGAGGVGSIAIQLVRALTDLTVIATASRPETQDWVRELGAHHVIDHHGDLAAQVEALAIGAPGFVFSTNQSDRHVKGIQALIAPQGRFGLIDDPETLDVLGFKRKAASIHWELMFTRAIFGTPDIAEQGKLLNEVAALIEAGRIRTTLTETLSPINAETLKKAHALIETNTAKGKIVLEGF
- a CDS encoding tripartite tricarboxylate transporter permease; the protein is MTELFGAIAHVLTPWPLFLTVFGTGLGIVVGAIPGLTGSMLIALSLPITFHMQPTDAMVLLISMYTGSISGGLVSATLLRMPGTPASVMTTFDGFPMAKRGEGGRALGLGVGSSVIGGLVAWIALITVTRPLSDLATRFSPFDYFALVVMALVLISAVSEGSLLKGLLSGALGALFAFPGSDENTGTMRFTFDYWQLQGGLDALPVLVGVFAVGTILADIAGLGRKGEEARFTSKGILSSFREVLGDWVNVLRSSVIGTWIGILPGIGANIGSLVAYTVAKNTSRRPELFGKGSPEGIVASESANNATVGGALIPLIAMGIPGSVIDVFLMSALLIHGIQPGPLLFVNNADLVYIILAACLLSTLAMGALMVGMVGQLRRLMEVPKAIVLPVVLVFCVIGVFASNSRMFEVVVMLCFGALGFVLERARIPLGPFVIGFILAPLAEAKLRSGLMMTAGDITPLFTRPLSAFFLLCAVALLAWPAIAERRRRAKRLGQARLDEPGKP
- a CDS encoding mandelate racemase/muconate lactonizing enzyme family protein; protein product: MTTPPRIRDVRIHLVRAPLDEPIIAPFGRVEMRHNLLVAVHLDDGAVGLGETWANFPPWGCEERVAILRHVVRPALLGESLDDPVRLYDRLLARMRPLANQMGAPGPFHQALAGADLAVWDALARSRGLPLADLIRGGSSPRHAEVYATNLPIHRPEMIEQMARLGHTRFKVKLPQDMEVAKTGFPACRTVAGKRALMTDASQGYDVERLTELLPVLQAAELTWLEEPFPVDDTAAYRAWRNCSGRPPLAMGENSIGLSGFRTLMAEISPEVVQPDITKTGGISGGRTICAEVAGPGQMVCLHMYGGPVGLYASAHLAAAIGTVAWVEMDSKRNPLFEQLLPSPPQVVEGRLHLGEVAGLGFDVPERVLLDSDVTES
- a CDS encoding SDR family oxidoreductase, producing MMIKLAGKRVLVVGGSSGIGQAVAAAALAEGAQVTIAGRSAERLEKAAGILGNVRAVQVDTADADRVASIFQAEVEFDHVLISAAQTPTGPVRKLAPEDARAAMDSKFWGAYTVARLARIAERGSLTFVSGFLAERPSSRSVLQGAINAALEALARGLALELAPVRVNTISPGLIDTPLWSRMEDDARLEMFARVGSHLPVGRVGLPDDIANAAIYLMTTGFATGSVVRVDGGGVIA
- a CDS encoding SDR family NAD(P)-dependent oxidoreductase; translated protein: MIHSRSAGPLAQSDVDDMERMIAGSVTAVIGLSYVAAPAFAARGRGTIINIASIAAIAPELLNGACGGTKTLALAFSRSLKKDLDGNGVDVQAGPPPSNFLADRMMTPEVLADLEAGRFASIPSLQDESQWKAACKEILPTCRHVRRGPAARWLRVEGMGGA
- a CDS encoding putative quinol monooxygenase produces the protein MSGTIHLVATLVAKLGQETALEAALTGILSDVRAEPGCLRYDLHRDREDPARFVMLEAWSDAAALEAHGRAAPFTALAARFDDLLASPPDLRRLEHLA
- a CDS encoding sulfatase-like hydrolase/transferase, with the translated sequence MSGRPNILFVTVDQWPGHLLGIEGHPVVETPTLDQLARNGTRFTRAYAECPICIPARRSIMTGTDPRTHGDRVFQPDLPMPDLPTLAGSFRNAGYQATAVGKLHVYPPRDRIGFDEVILSEEGRPHLGTVDDYDQFLADKGYPGQQYLHGMSNNGYVWRSWHLPEDCHVTNWATMAMCRTIKRRDPTRPALWHLSYTHPHPPLVPLASYVERYARRAMDEPVMGDWATEEADLPVALQIVRGFWPNLSPDALADVKRAFYALCTHIDHQLRIVIGTLREEGILDDTIILFTSDHGDLLGDHGLYAKRYLYEGSARVPMILIDRAKQPRLGQGMVDDRLVGLQDVMPTLLDLAGIDIPASCTGRSMLDPIPRRHLYAEALEGQKATRMVTDGRHKLIWYPAGNHLQLFDLELDPRELQDRKDDPGYAAVRDQLEQALVGALHGGDEAWVRDGRLEGFPAAPIAAVTDRGLSGQRGLHYPQPPMTDPGLVVGTP